One Nicotiana sylvestris chromosome 12, ASM39365v2, whole genome shotgun sequence genomic window carries:
- the LOC104229955 gene encoding serine/threonine-protein kinase ATG1c-like gives MAQSMNRGGRFMIGDYVIVKQIGTGSFSTVWHGCHRVDGTDVAIKEIATARLDPKLRESLKSEIIILQKINHPNIIRLHDMIEEPGKIYFVLEYCRGGDLSMYIQRRQGRIAEATAKHFMQQLASGLKILRENNLIHRDLKPQNLLLSAADDNSTLKIADFGFARSLQPWVLAETLCGSPLYMAPEIMQLQKYDAKADLWSVGAILFQLVTGKTPFTGNNQIQLLQNIVKSTKLQFPLDAKHLSPHCIDLCQKLLRRYPVERLTFEEFFNHPFLAQKQPDELSRNQQPQRVIDGFSLEKSNPGRSTEETFQEDGLPFILDDDSSSHRGGPSFAGIPQRSSCGFSQDARADRKEFSSAPSKTDPPLDCSNITHKSDTTGFSPSEHGPSEGNLKESSLMDHRLCSKVSDSFELIEKEYVLVSRSLMDSSSSAAASRLSNMQFRSSFSLQASGNIETRVSEPVLTVGPATNRIGPVGRLESSSFVPGASQGSADIIDPLEQPTDGMARIGSLQQFASAITDLVNEKIAAERHLEAFSIELVMLAIWKQALDVCHMQVASAIEGIPNQETTKLREILRESRVGLNIKEDTCNILRPENVYSHIERAFLNEIGKAEELAKHIEPGNTEVPDAMEMIFQSALDLGRKGAVEEYMGRTESAVVFYSKAVRLLAFLQVEAPLLLLNPPFSLTDSDRYRLGSYIDILNNRQSVSRSQIMTLLKCEDRHCSP, from the exons ATGGCTCAATCGATGAACAGAGGTGGGAGGTTTATGATTGGGGATTATGTGATTGTGAAGCAAATCGGGACGGGTTCGTTTTCAACGGTGTGGCACGGGTGCCACCGTGTCGATGGTACAGACGTTGCAATCAAGGAGATTGCTACTGCTAGGCTCGACCCGAAACTCCGGGAGAGCCTCAAGTCGGAAATTATCATTTTGCAGAAGATTAATCATCCTAATATTATTCGTTTGCATGACATGATTGAG GAGCCGGGAAAAATATATTTTGTTTTGGAGTACTGCAGAGGAGGTGATCTTTCAATGTACATACAACGACGCCAAGGGAGGATCGCAGAAGCAACTGCAAAACATTTCATGCAGCAGCTAG CATCAGGTCTAAAAATCCTTCGCGAAAACAATCTAATCCATAGGGACCTAAAGCCTCAG AATCTTCTGTTGTCCGCAGCTGATGACAACTCCACCCTGAAGATTGCTGATTTTGGGTTTGCAAG GTCTTTGCAGCCTTGGGTGCTTGCAGAAACTCTATGTGGGTCGCCATTGTACATGGCTCCTGAAATAATGCAGCTTCAGAAGTATGATGCGAAG GCAGATCTCTGGAGTGTTGGTGCCATTCTGTTTCAGCTTGTAACTGGCAAAACCCCGTTTACTGGAAACAATCAAATACAG TTGCTCCAAAACATAGTGAAGTCCACTAAATTGCAGTTTCCTCTAGATGCCAAGCATTTAAGTCCTCATTGCATAGATTTGTGTCAAAAATTATTGCGCCGTTATCCAG TGGAGCGCTTGACATTTGAAGAGTTCTTTAACCACCCATTTCTTGCACAGAAGCAGCCAGATGAGCTGTCTCG GAATCAGCAACCTCAAAGGGTAATAGATGGTTTTTCTCTGGAAAAATCCAATCCTGGAAGGAGCACTGAGGAAACTTTTCAAGAAGATGGTTTACCTTTTATTCTAGATGATGATTCCAGCAGTCATCGTGGTGGTCCTTCTTTTGCTGGAATACCACAGAGATCTTCGTGTGGATTTTCTCAGGATGCAAGAGCTGACAGGAAAGAATTTTCTAGTGCACCAAGCAAAACTGATCCTCCTCTGGATTGTAGTAACATCACACACAAATCAGATACTACTGGTTTTAGCCCTAGCGAACACGGACCTTCAGAAGGGAACCTGAAGGAATCTAGTTTAATGGACCATAGACTATGTTCAAAAG TGTCGGATTCATTCGAGCTGATTGAGAAGGAATATGTCCTTGTATCTAGGTCCCTCATGGACTCATCTTCTTCAGCAGCTGCATCTAGGCTTAGCAATATGCAATTCAGATCAAGTTTTTCTCTGCAAGCCTCTGGGAACATAGAAACTAGAGTAAGTGAGCCGGTGCTTACTGTTGGTCCTGCAACTAATAGAATAGGTCCTGTAGGAAGGTTGGAAAGTTCCTCTTTTGTTCCAGGAGCTTCACAAGGATCCGCAGATATTATAGACCCTCTGGAGCAGCCGACTGATGGCATGGCCAGAATTGGATCACTGCAACAATTTGCTTCTGCTATCACAGATTTAGTAAATGAGAAG ATTGCCGCAGAGAGGCATCTGGAAGCATTTTCAATTGAGCTTGTCATGCTTGCAATATGGAAACAAGCCTTGGATGTATGTCATATGCAAGTGGCATCGGCAATTGAAGGAATTCCAAACCAAGAGACTACCAAATTGAGGGAGATTTTGAGGGAGAGTCGAGTTGGTCTCAACATTAAAGAGGACACTTGTAACATTTTGCGGCCAGAGAATGTGTACTCTCATATTGAAAGAGCATTTCTGAATGAAATTGGGAAGGCAGAGGAACTTGCCAAACATATAGAGCCTG GAAATACAGAGGTGCCAGATGCAATGGAGATGATATTTCAATCTGCGCTTGATCTCGGCAGAAAGGGGGCT GTTGAAGAGTACATGGGTCGGACTGAAAGTGCAGTGGTTTTTTATTCAAAAGCAGTGCGCTTGTTAGCATTCCTTCAGGTGGAAGCACCATTACTTCTTCTAAACCCTCCATTCTCACTGACAGACTCCGATCGCTATAGGCTTGGAAGTTACATTGATATTCTCAATAATAGGCAAAGTGtttcgaggtctcaaatcatgaCTCTCCTCAAGTGTGAGGATCGGCACTGTTCCCCGTGA